The following coding sequences lie in one Polynucleobacter sp. HIN7 genomic window:
- a CDS encoding undecaprenyl-diphosphate phosphatase translates to MEPLLLFKALILGVVEGLTEFLPISSTGHLILVGDLLNFNDERGKAFEIIIQFGAILAVCWEYRERLFKVTNTFFSSKQSQKFVLHVVIACIPAMGLGLIFGKFIKTHLFSPVPVASAFIVGAFVIFWAEYRQTKASTMKKIDSIDQLTALDALKVGLAQCAALIPGTSRSGATIIGGMLFGLPRAVATEFSFFLAIPVIGGATAYELLKIANSPQAFGFADFAPTLLVGFVAAFISAFICVRWLIHYVAHHNFIPFAWYRIIFGVLVLVTSYTGLVAWSN, encoded by the coding sequence ATGGAACCATTACTTTTATTCAAAGCTCTCATTCTCGGGGTTGTTGAGGGCTTAACCGAGTTTTTACCTATTTCGAGTACTGGGCATTTAATCTTGGTGGGGGATCTCTTAAATTTTAATGATGAGCGTGGTAAGGCTTTTGAAATCATTATTCAGTTCGGTGCCATTTTGGCGGTGTGCTGGGAGTACCGTGAGCGCTTATTCAAGGTGACCAATACCTTTTTTTCTAGTAAACAATCACAAAAGTTTGTTTTGCATGTGGTGATTGCCTGTATCCCGGCCATGGGGCTTGGTCTGATTTTTGGTAAGTTCATTAAGACTCATCTGTTTTCACCAGTCCCTGTGGCAAGCGCATTCATTGTGGGGGCCTTTGTGATCTTCTGGGCGGAGTATCGCCAAACCAAAGCATCGACCATGAAGAAAATCGATAGTATTGACCAGTTGACTGCACTCGATGCTTTAAAAGTCGGATTAGCCCAATGCGCCGCTTTAATTCCAGGCACCTCCAGATCGGGAGCTACGATTATTGGTGGGATGCTATTTGGCTTGCCGCGAGCCGTTGCAACTGAATTCTCCTTCTTTTTAGCAATCCCGGTCATTGGTGGGGCAACTGCGTATGAGTTGCTCAAGATTGCAAACTCGCCCCAAGCATTTGGTTTTGCTGATTTTGCGCCTACCCTTTTAGTTGGTTTTGTCGCAGCCTTTATCTCAGCGTTCATTTGTGTGCGCTGGCTGATTCATTATGTTGCGCATCACAACTTTATCCCCTTTGCTTGGTATCGTATTATTTTTGGCGTTTTAGTTTTGGTGACCTCGTACACCGGTCTTGTCGCTTGGTCTAATTGA
- a CDS encoding DUF2721 domain-containing protein encodes MNLSIDAIQANIQLALAPVFLLTAVATLVAAITARLARNVDRMRFIQNQLYGDQQLSQKLKTHYEKEIDEFKTRGRLCTLAIFFDVLAGVLISLTVLELFLVQTGAGKLVNVGYVLITFVAGLVSFVVSLTLILVEVVFAYRSTSWDMPAQELSQKPKRP; translated from the coding sequence ATGAACCTTTCAATTGATGCTATACAGGCCAATATTCAGCTGGCCTTAGCACCTGTCTTTCTCCTAACAGCCGTCGCTACCTTAGTTGCTGCGATTACAGCGAGGCTGGCTCGTAATGTAGATCGGATGCGTTTTATCCAGAACCAGCTATATGGCGATCAGCAGCTTAGTCAAAAGCTGAAGACGCATTATGAGAAAGAAATTGATGAGTTCAAGACCAGAGGAAGGTTATGTACTCTGGCTATTTTTTTTGATGTCTTGGCGGGTGTTTTAATTTCTCTGACTGTTCTTGAGTTATTTTTAGTGCAAACCGGTGCAGGAAAATTGGTCAACGTAGGTTATGTTTTGATCACATTTGTTGCAGGCTTAGTCTCATTTGTGGTTTCTCTAACGCTGATCTTGGTTGAGGTTGTATTTGCCTATCGCTCGACGAGTTGGGATATGCCTGCGCAAGAACTATCTCAAAAGCCTAAAAGGCCCTAG